Within Runella rosea, the genomic segment TCCCCTTAAAAAAATTACCCATTCCCGCTTTAAGCAGCACGGCACCCACGGTAAAATCAGAACCGTTATTCCCCATACCGTCGGGAAAATAATACGGATTTTTGGACTGGGTCAACCCCTCTGGGTAGCCCTCAAATCCTAAAGATTATTTCCCCATTTCTACGCCAATCAGGAAGCCTTTCATCCTTGAAAATTATTCTTTATGCCTCGGCCATATCTTTCCCACGCGTGAACGCTTTTAAAAAATTATTGTTTTATAATTTATACCCATTGCATTACTATTCACACCACCACAACTTTCTTAACATCCCGAATGACTCTTTACCCTTTCTAAAAGGTCCATTGGTTCTATCTTATCAAACAGACTATCAGAAAGAAATATAGTCCGGTCATTTAAGAATTTAAACACTATGAGAACATTGCCCGTATGCATCTTCGCTCTTGCAATCACGCACCGGAGGGCGAGGGGTGGAAGTCATTATTCTGCCGATTCTTCCGTTTTTTTACTCCGTTTTTTACCCAACGGTTCATGAAGTATCCGACTTCGCACCGCCTAAATATCTTTCAATTTCCTCTTACTATCATAATTTTTACCCTGAATGAGTTATTGGTCAAAATCAGATAAAAAGTTTTTTTTAGCGCTGATTGCCGTTGCATTCCTGTCTCCATCTCCCAGCCTGCTTTTAGCACAATCGCAGGCATTGGTCGAAGGCGGGACCTTGGAAAAAGCCACCTTGGAAGAGGTCGTAAAATACGCTTTGAAAAATCAGCCCGCTATACAACAATCCGTGATTGATGAGCGCATTACCGAAAACAACATCAAAAGCCGGCTCGCTGATTGGTATCCGCAAATCAACTTCAATTACAACTTGCAACACAACTTTATTGTCCAAACCAGCATCATTGGCGGCAATCCCGTCAAGCTAGGCGTCAGTAATATCTCGGCGGGGCAGTTTACGGTGTCGCAACCACTCTTTAACCGCGACGTGCTTTTGGCCCGACGCACCCAAAACGAGGTACGATTGCAGGCCAATCAATTGACGACTTCCAACAAAACCGATTTGGCCGTCGATGTTTCCAAAGCCTTTTATGATGTTTTGACCACCAAGCAACAAATCGACGTAGCCAACGAAGACATTGTCCGGCTAGAGCGCAGCCTGAAAGATGCGCAAAATCAATACAAAGCGGGTGTTGCCGATAAAATTGACTACAAACGGGCGCTGATTTCCCTCAATAATACCAAAGCATCGAAGAAAGGCAACGAGGAAATTCTGAAAGGAAAAATTGAATACCTCAAATCATTGATGGCGTATCCGAAAGCACAGGAGCTAAATCTTCAGTACGACAGCCTGCAAATGGAGCGTGAGCTTTTTTTGGACACCCTCCAAAATGCCGAATATACGTCCCGCATTGAGTATCAGTTGCTGAATACCCAAAAGCGCTTATTGGAATATAATTATCAGTACACCAAATGGAGCTATTTACCTACGGTGGCGGCCAACGGAGCCTACAATTTGAATTTTCAAAACAATCAGTTTTTGGATTTGTACTCCAAAAATTTCCCCAACTCATTTGCGGCCATTACGCTTTCGTTTCCTATTTATCAAGGAGGAAAACGCAAGATTAATACCAATACCGCCGAGTGGCAGCTCAAACGAATTGATTTGGACATTAAGCGCCTCCAACTCAACGTCAACGCCGAATATGTGCGGGCTTTGGGCAGCTACAAAGGGAGCTTGACCAATTTGCTTACCCAAAAAGAAAACATGGAATTGGCGCGCGAAGTCTATGATATTCTTCAACTGCAATACCGGTCGGGTATCAAAACCTACCTCGAAGTCATCGCTTCGGAGACCGATTTGCGGCTGGCTCGCATCAACTATTATAACGCGCTTTATCAAGTACTTTCCAATAAAATTGACGTACAACGCGCCCTTGGCCAACTTAATTATTAAAAAACTGAATCTCCGAATTATATGTATTCGAACCCCATACACTACTTTACCGCCGTATTGTCCATTGTTTTGCTGGCTTCTTGCGATAAAAAAGAGGAGCAAAAAGCGACCCAACAGGCTCCTCCTGCCGTAGCCGTGACTTTGGAAGAAGTCACCACCACCGACGCCGTTTATTACGACGAATACCCTGCAAGTATTACGCCCATCAATCAAGTTGAACTGCGCCCACAGGTCACGGGCTTTATTACAGGGGTACATTTTCAGGATGGGGCACGGGTGAAAAAAGGACAGCTTTTATACTCCATCGATGCGCAACTTTATTCGGCCAATTATGAGCAGGCCGTAGCCAACCTAAAAGTACAGGAAGCCAACGTCAACAAAGCCCAGAAAGACGCCGACCGTTATCATGAATTGGACAAAAACGATGCCGTAGCCAAGCAATTGGTCGACAATGCCGACGCCGCACTCGAAGTAGCCAAGAAGCAAGCAGAAGCTGCCAAGGCCAACATCTCGGCGGTATCTACTAGTGTAAGATATACCAAAGTGTACGCTCCGTTTGATGGTGTGATTGGTATCTCTTTGGTGAAACCTGGCGCAGCGGTTTCGGCAGGGCAAACCCTACTAAACACCGTTTCGACCGATGGACAACTGGCCGTAGATTTTGGCGTCGACCAAAAAGAAATCTATCGGTTTGCGACCTTACTTAAAAACAGAGCTTCCAAAGACTCCACTTTTACGCTTGCTTTTGGCCCCGATATTTATCCTTATCCTGGCAAAATTCAATTGCTTGACCGCGCCGTAGACCCGCAAACGGGAACCATCAAAACGCGTCTGATTTTCCCCAATCCCGACAATTTACTGCGTGCGGGCATGACCGGAACCGTGAGGGTACTGAACCGAGCCTCTACCAAATCGGTCGTGATTCCGTACAAAGCCGTAACCGAGCAATTAGGCGAATTTTTTGTCTACGTTGCAGGCGACAGTAGTAAAGTAAGCCAGCGGAGAATTGTGGTGGGCCAACCGTTGGGAACCAAAATCATCGTGAAAGAGGGATTGAAAGAAGGTGAAAAAATCGCCGTAGAAGGGGTCCAAAACTTACGCGAAGGGGCACTGATTAAAACGGACAAATAACTCATTTACAATTGTTTATTTCAATCGTAAATCAACAATCGCAAATACAAAATCTCTCCAAATGATTGCAGATATTTTCATCAAAAGGCCCATTACCGCCATCGTCTCGTCGATTGTGATTGTGTTGGTGGGGCTCATTGCATTATCTACCCTGCCCATTGCGCAGTATCCAGATGTGACCCCTCCCACCGTGACGATTTCGGGGAACTTTATCGGAGCCGATGCACAAACGGTAGAACAAACCACCACCACCGCCATCGAAACCCAAGTCAACGGTGTGCCGGGCATGAGTTATATGTCGAGTACCAGTACGAGCAGCGGGCAAAGCGGCGTCAACGTGGTATTTGAGGTGGGTACTGACGTCAACATTGCGGCACTCGACGTGCAAAACCGCGTCAGCGTAGCCGAGCCTTCGCTGCCCGATGCAGTCAAACGTTTGGGCGTTACGGTCCGAAAACGTCAGCCGAGCATCATGGTGGTATTGGCACTTTATTCGCCCAAAGGCACACACGATGCACAGTTTATCGGAAACTACGCCAATATTTACCTAAAAGATGCACTCCAACGGGTCAAAGGAGTAGGCGATATTGTTTCGCGCGCCGATGATTTCGGAATGCGTATCTGGTTAAATCCCGACAAACTCGCCAGTCTCAAAATGACGCCCGCGGATATTTCGGCGGCACTTTCGGAACAAAACCTTCAGATTGCGGCGGGAACCGTAGGCGGAAATCCGCAACCCAACACCCAGACATTTGAATATAGTGTACTGACCAACAGCCGCTTGAACACCAAAGAGCAGTTTGAAGACATCGTGGTGCGCTCCTCGCCAGCCGAAGGGCGCGTGGTGTACCTGCGCGACGTGGCGCGGGTCGAGCTCGGAAAGTTTGATTATGGCGTAAACGCCTTTGTCAACGGAAAACCTGCGGCATTTATTCTGATTTATCAGGCGCCAGGTGCCAACGCTCTTGAAACCTACGACGGAGTAGTAAACGCCCTCGAGACCATGAAAAAAACGTTTCCGAAAGACATTGACTACGTCATGCCTACCGAAACCGCCACCGTGGTCCGGGTCTCTATCAGTGAAGTATTAAAGACCTTTGGCGAAGCCATGATTTTGGTGATTATCGTGGTGTTTTTGTTCCTGCAAAACTGGCGCGCCACGCTGATTCCGATTCTGGCCATTCCCGTTTCGCTCATCGGTACGTTCATCTTTTTTATCCCGTTTGGATTTACCATCAATACCCTCACACTTTTTGCCTTCGTGTTGGCCATCGGTATCGTAGTCGACGACGCCATTGTGGTCGTAGAAGCCGTTCAGCACAACATTGACCACGAAAAACTCTCGCCCAAAGAAGCGACTGCCAAGGCCATGAAAGAAATTTCTGGACCCGTCATTGCCATTGCCTTAATTCTGGCGGCGGTGTTTGTGCCCGTAAGTTTTGTACCGGGCATCGTGGGACGTTTATACCAGCAATTTGCCATTACGATTGCCGTTTCGGTACTATTGTCGGCTTTCGTAGCGCTTTCGCTGACGCCAGCACTGTGTTCTACCATGCTTCGCCCTTCCAAAGGAGCGGGCGATAAGAAGAATTTAATGGAGAAATTCTTCGACCGATTCAACAAATGGTTCGAGCGCTTATCGGTTTCCTACACCAGTGGCGTGGCAAAGTGGATCAAAGGTACGCCCTACGTGATGGTGATGATGGTGTGTTTGTTTGTAGGATTGTTTTTTCTGTTCAAAAATAAACCA encodes:
- a CDS encoding LamG domain-containing protein; this translates as MTQSKNPYYFPDGMGNNGSDFTVGAVLLKAGMGNFFKGKIGRLAVFDRTLSDAELKKLSDKTILITSAAGRR
- a CDS encoding TolC family protein gives rise to the protein MSYWSKSDKKFFLALIAVAFLSPSPSLLLAQSQALVEGGTLEKATLEEVVKYALKNQPAIQQSVIDERITENNIKSRLADWYPQINFNYNLQHNFIVQTSIIGGNPVKLGVSNISAGQFTVSQPLFNRDVLLARRTQNEVRLQANQLTTSNKTDLAVDVSKAFYDVLTTKQQIDVANEDIVRLERSLKDAQNQYKAGVADKIDYKRALISLNNTKASKKGNEEILKGKIEYLKSLMAYPKAQELNLQYDSLQMERELFLDTLQNAEYTSRIEYQLLNTQKRLLEYNYQYTKWSYLPTVAANGAYNLNFQNNQFLDLYSKNFPNSFAAITLSFPIYQGGKRKINTNTAEWQLKRIDLDIKRLQLNVNAEYVRALGSYKGSLTNLLTQKENMELAREVYDILQLQYRSGIKTYLEVIASETDLRLARINYYNALYQVLSNKIDVQRALGQLNY
- a CDS encoding efflux RND transporter periplasmic adaptor subunit, with the translated sequence MYSNPIHYFTAVLSIVLLASCDKKEEQKATQQAPPAVAVTLEEVTTTDAVYYDEYPASITPINQVELRPQVTGFITGVHFQDGARVKKGQLLYSIDAQLYSANYEQAVANLKVQEANVNKAQKDADRYHELDKNDAVAKQLVDNADAALEVAKKQAEAAKANISAVSTSVRYTKVYAPFDGVIGISLVKPGAAVSAGQTLLNTVSTDGQLAVDFGVDQKEIYRFATLLKNRASKDSTFTLAFGPDIYPYPGKIQLLDRAVDPQTGTIKTRLIFPNPDNLLRAGMTGTVRVLNRASTKSVVIPYKAVTEQLGEFFVYVAGDSSKVSQRRIVVGQPLGTKIIVKEGLKEGEKIAVEGVQNLREGALIKTDK
- a CDS encoding efflux RND transporter permease subunit gives rise to the protein MIADIFIKRPITAIVSSIVIVLVGLIALSTLPIAQYPDVTPPTVTISGNFIGADAQTVEQTTTTAIETQVNGVPGMSYMSSTSTSSGQSGVNVVFEVGTDVNIAALDVQNRVSVAEPSLPDAVKRLGVTVRKRQPSIMVVLALYSPKGTHDAQFIGNYANIYLKDALQRVKGVGDIVSRADDFGMRIWLNPDKLASLKMTPADISAALSEQNLQIAAGTVGGNPQPNTQTFEYSVLTNSRLNTKEQFEDIVVRSSPAEGRVVYLRDVARVELGKFDYGVNAFVNGKPAAFILIYQAPGANALETYDGVVNALETMKKTFPKDIDYVMPTETATVVRVSISEVLKTFGEAMILVIIVVFLFLQNWRATLIPILAIPVSLIGTFIFFIPFGFTINTLTLFAFVLAIGIVVDDAIVVVEAVQHNIDHEKLSPKEATAKAMKEISGPVIAIALILAAVFVPVSFVPGIVGRLYQQFAITIAVSVLLSAFVALSLTPALCSTMLRPSKGAGDKKNLMEKFFDRFNKWFERLSVSYTSGVAKWIKGTPYVMVMMVCLFVGLFFLFKNKPTGFIPVEDEGRLFVTYEMQEATSTTRNIAMIKEIMKRVESIPEVRVVGGLAGLNVLSFSNKSNVGTLFINLHPWAERKGAEHHVQSVIKEIQKRTADIREARVLAIAPPAIPGLGATSGFTFQIQQTTSTDNIQQFEGVARNFLGALTKRPEIGAAFTFFNTRTPSYKIDVDREKTKKLGVSVSEVFSSLSAMLGSNYINDFNLYGRNFRVVVQADSSFRSSLDKIEKFYVRNREGNMIPLSALVTTQVVENPALISHYNIYRSVEINGTPKPGFSSGQAITALREVAAETLPAGYGYEFSGMSSEEIKAGDSTTTIFAISIVFVFLFLAALYESWSIPFSVLFAVPIGAFGSILTLTFLPNLSNNIYAQIGLITLIGLAAKNAILIVEFAKERVDGGMELVKATLEAVQLRLRPIIMTSLAFILGVLPLAFASGAAAESRKTIGWTVFGGMLAATSLAIFVVPVLFVLIEKISMGKKKRTENEQKTSTTSTVVE